The Pseudomonas sp. FP2309 genomic sequence AACCCAGACCCGCCAAACGGCGATCCAGCTCGGCGCGCCAACCACGGGACATTTGCGCCAACTGCATACCAAAGCGGTGTTGATCGGTTAACGGCATAAAAAACTCATGATTTAGACTGAAAATAAATTGTGGCTAATTATTAGCCAGCTAAGCATGAGCCATGTCAGTAGGCAAGAGTGGCTATGTACTGATTCGTTACATTGTCGTAATTGGCACACTAAATTTCGAATTCAGACTGCAAGGCGGCCCGTACACAGTACAAAACGCCTTCAGGAACGCGCCCGGTGAACAGCGGCGCGATCTCGGCCACGGGGGGCAATTCGCCTTCGCCATCCAGGAACGCGTCCTGGATCTCGCCGAGCAGATCTTCCGGCAAATCCAGGCCCTGCTCCAGCGACAACTGCTGATCGCCGATGGCTTCGGCGAGCAGGGTGTAGACGTTTTTCTCAGAGCATTGCAATTGGCCGGCGATCTGGATCGGGGTCATGCCGGCCCGTGCCAGACTGATCAGCTCGTGGCGGATATCGGCCACTTCCTTCGGCGCTTCGGCCTGGCCACCGAGCACTTCAAGGAACGCCTGACCATAACGCTCCAGCTTGCGCGCACCCACGCCACTGACCCGTGCCATTTCGGCCATGGTGGTGGGTTGCTCGCGCAGCATCTCCAACAACGTGGAGTCGGGGAAAATAACGTAAGGCGGCACGCTGTGTTCCTGGGCCAGTTTGCGGCGCAGCGTACGCAGGGCTTCCCACTGTTCGCGCTCCTCAAAGCGCACCAGTTGGCTGGCCTGGCTGGTGCTGCTCTTGGCGGTGGTCTGCGGCTTGAGGTCGCGGCGCAGTTCGAGGCTGACTTCCCCCTTGAGCAGCGGGCGGCAACTGTCGTTCAGGCGCAGGCCACCGAACCCTTCGATGTCGATGTCCACCAGGCCACGCGCGACCATCTGCCGGAACAACGAGCGCCACTCGCCTTCGGCACGGGCCTTGCCCACGCCGTAGACCGACAGTTTTTCGTGACCGAAGCTGCGGACCTTTTCGTTGTCCTTGCCCAGCAGCACATCCACCAGATGGCCTACGCCATAACGCTGGCCGGTGCGGTAGATGGTCGACAACGCCTGGCGTGCGGGCTCAGTGGCGTCCCAGGTCTGCACGCCATCGGTGCAGTTGTCGCAGTGACCGCAGGGCTGCGGCATGTCTTCGTCGAAATACGCCAGCAAGGTCTGACGGCGGCAACGGGTCTCTTCACACAACGAAAGCATGGCATCGAGCTTGTGTTGCTCCAGACGCTTGTGGCGCTCGTCACCTTCGGAGTTTTGCAGCATCTGCTTGAGCATCACCACGTCCTGCAGGCCGTAGACCATCCAGGCGTCCGCCGGCAGGCCATCACGGCCGGCACGACCGGTTTCCTGGTAGTACGCCTCGAGGGACTTGGGCAGATCCATATGGGCCACGAAACGCACGTTGGATTTGTCGATACCCATGCCGAAGGCGATGGTGGCTACCATGATCAGGCCTTCCTCGTTGAGGAAACGCTTCTGGTGCGCCGAGCGTGTTTCATTGGGCAAACCGGCGTGGTAC encodes the following:
- the recQ gene encoding DNA helicase RecQ gives rise to the protein MLEQAQRVLKDIFGYDSFRGRQGAIIERVAKGGDALVLMPTGGGKSLCFQVPALLRNGLAVVVSPLIALMDDQVATLEELGVAAASLNSTLSAEQQRDLAARIKRGEVKMLYLAPERLVQPRMLAFLQSLEIALFAIDEAHCVSQWGHDFRREYLQLGQLAELFPDVPRIALTATADKRTREEIVERLHLQNAERFLSSFDRPNIFYRIVPKEQPRKQLLAFLSERRSDAGIVYCLSRKKVDEVAAFLCEQGYPALPYHAGLPNETRSAHQKRFLNEEGLIMVATIAFGMGIDKSNVRFVAHMDLPKSLEAYYQETGRAGRDGLPADAWMVYGLQDVVMLKQMLQNSEGDERHKRLEQHKLDAMLSLCEETRCRRQTLLAYFDEDMPQPCGHCDNCTDGVQTWDATEPARQALSTIYRTGQRYGVGHLVDVLLGKDNEKVRSFGHEKLSVYGVGKARAEGEWRSLFRQMVARGLVDIDIEGFGGLRLNDSCRPLLKGEVSLELRRDLKPQTTAKSSTSQASQLVRFEEREQWEALRTLRRKLAQEHSVPPYVIFPDSTLLEMLREQPTTMAEMARVSGVGARKLERYGQAFLEVLGGQAEAPKEVADIRHELISLARAGMTPIQIAGQLQCSEKNVYTLLAEAIGDQQLSLEQGLDLPEDLLGEIQDAFLDGEGELPPVAEIAPLFTGRVPEGVLYCVRAALQSEFEI